Proteins encoded within one genomic window of Gigantopelta aegis isolate Gae_Host chromosome 2, Gae_host_genome, whole genome shotgun sequence:
- the LOC121384639 gene encoding NADH dehydrogenase [ubiquinone] iron-sulfur protein 4, mitochondrial-like, giving the protein MAAVYSSSRLFRYLTKSAGFVISRKNVHVQPISGYIVKATKTEGKDKDVQTITVDAKVDISPLNGVPEEHVKPRKVRIFVPAQSAMQSGTHDTRSWRIEFDQRERWENPLMGWTSSADPLSTLNVDFNTREDAMVFCEQNGWDYFIENEHKSIPKQKSYGANFSWNKRTRVSTK; this is encoded by the exons ATGGCGGCAGTTTATTCTTCGTCAAGGTTGTTTCGTTATTTAACGAAATCTGCTGGGTTTGTGATATCCAG AAAGAATGTACACGTACAGCCAATATCAGGTTACATTGTAAAGGCAACCAAGACAGAGGGTAAAGATAAAGATGTACAGACCATAACAGTAGATGCAAAG GTGGACATCTCTCCCCTGAATGGAGTTCCTGAAGAGCATGTCAAACCGAGGAAGGTCCGGATCTTCGTCCCAGCTCAGAGCGCGATGCAGTCCGGGACACACGACACCCGCAGCTGGAGAATCGAGTTTGACCAGCGTGAGAGATGGGAGAACCCGCTCATGGGTTGGACGTCCTC GGCTGATCCCCTGTCAACGTTAAATGTGGACTTTAATACAAGAGAAGATGCCATGGTTTTCTGTGAACAGAATG gttGGGACTATTTTATAGAAAATGAACATAAATCTATCCCGAAACAGAAATCTTACGGAGCTAATTTCTCGTGGAATAAGAGAACAAGAGTGTCAACAAAGTGA